AATGCTACATTGGTAAATGATTATAGGTCCATTGCTTGTTGCAACACGATCTATAAATGTATTACCAAGGTCTTAGCCAACCGCATAGCCGCAGTGCTTTAGGACACCATCAGCCATTCTCAGAATGCATTTGTCAATGGTTGACGGATTAGGGATAATATTATCCTAGCTCAGGAGCTATTTGATGGGTTCCATCTTCAGCCATTCGTTCCCAAATGTGCGGTGAAGGTGGATTTTTAGAAAGCTTACGATACGGTAGACTGGGACTTCCTTGAGTTGGTTCTGCATGCTTTTCGCTTCCCGGACCATCTTATTCGTCTTATCATGGTACGTGTGCGCACACCTATGTTTTTTATCTCATTGAACGAGGACCTCCATGGATTCTTCCCGAGTAGCCGAGGCCTTCGACAGGGTGACCCAATGTCTCCTTATCTTTTCACCTTGGTTATGGAAGTCTTCTCAGGGATCCTATCTTCTCGTGCGGAGCGGCCGGGTTTTAAATTCTCCTGGAGGTGCAAGGCCACACGATTATCACACCTtttctttgcggatgatgtcTTTCTCTTTTGCCGCGCGGATATGGCCTCCACCTTGCTTCTGAAGGATGGGCTGGATACCTTCGCGGCTTGGAGTGGATTGAAGCCGAACAATAGCAAAAGTGAAGTGTTTCTTTCAGGGGGCTCGGATGAATTGAGGTATCAAATTAAGGACACCTTTGGATTCGTGGAAGGAAAACTGCCGGTGCGTTATCTAGGAGCTCCCATCATCTCCTCGAGGCTCGGCAAGGCGGACTGTGTGTCCTTAGTCGATCGTATTACAACGAGGGTGCAATCCTGGACTCAttgctttctttcctttgtcGGGAGAGTTCAGCTTATAAGGTCAGTGCTCCATGCTATACAAGCTTATTGGGTTAGTGTCTTCGTTATTCCTATGGTAGTCTTAGATCGTATTGAGCAGATCCTTAGACAATTCCTGTGGAAGGGACCTTCCCTTGGGAAGGGAGGAGCAAAAGTGTCTTGGGAGGATGTGTGTCTCCCTAGGGATGAAGGAGGTCTTGGAATTCGCAGTCTGCGAGAGTACAATAAGGCCGCGATGCTTAAGCACATTTGGACCCTCTTCACGGATAAGGAATCCTTATGGTGCAAGTGGATCCACTCTACTTTTCTAAAGGGTGGGAGGAATTTCTGGGTGGTCAAGGTGCCGACTTATTGTTCATGGGCATGGAAGAAGATCCTCCAACTGAGATCCGAGTTTCGACTCACCTTCTACTGGAGGATTGGTGATGGGCGAAGGGTCTCCCTTTGGTTTGACCACTGGCATCAGAGAGGTCCGCTGGAGACTATTTGTTCTGAGCAGACTATCTTAGATTCCGGGCTTCCTAGGTGTGCTACTATTGCAGACCTATTCTCTCCGGCGGGTCAGGCTTTCAAAACAGTGTTAGATTCTTGGAACCATTCACTCCCTCTTCTCTCCGAGGTCCCGGATAGATTCGTTTGGAGGGACAATCCGTCCGGTCTCTTTACAATCGCCTCAGCTTGGCAGAGCTTCAGAAGAAGGAAAGCAAAGGCTGATTGGTCTTCCTTTATTTGGAGTAAGGCCATCACTCCGAGATACCAATTTAATCTCTGGCTGATCATAAAGAACCGTCTTTCTACCCAAGTTTTTCTTATGTCTTATGGGAGAATTGGGAGAGAAGTTTGTGCCTTTTGCAAGCTCACACCGGATTCTATTGACCACCTCTTCTTTGGATGCTGTATCACGGCTAGTATAGCTTACTTTTGGGCGGCCAAGTGTAACCTTCCTTGGAGGAACAAGACTTGGATGGAAAATCTCCAGTGGGCTATGAAATTCCTCTCAGGTAAGGATTTCTATCATTCCATTGGGCGCTTCTCTTTTAGTGCTCTATGCCATCTTATTTGGAAGTATAGAAACGACATTCTCTTTAGAGAGCATCCGGTCGTGGTTACAGCTGtcaagaagcatctcattaAAGTTGTTAAGGATAAAGCTTAACCTTCAGAAACGTGGAAGATTGTCCGAGAAATAGGAGGTTACATCGAAACTGTGACCTTGACCCGTCTATTTTCAGTGCTCCTATGGCGATCGCCTAGTACTCCTCGTCCCGCCATGTGGGGCCATCCCTCGCCTTCATCGCTTTCCCggtgttttctcttctcttagtTCTGGTTGTTGTTTGGTAGCTTCGTCTTCCTGGTCCTGCGTGGCCTTTCCGTTGGTTAGTTTGGTTGTTTTGTTTGGTTGGGTGTCCCGGCCCTGCGTGGTCGTCTCTTTTGGGCTGCTTGTTTGCCCCTGTTTGCTTTGACCGCTTTGCGGTGCACTTTTGTCTCTGGCGCCCTTTCACTCGATTAGACGTTTTGTGTCTTGTTGAGTGCAAGTTCTGTGGTGCCCGAGCTTGTAAATTTGTTGGTTAGCTCATTATATtattaccctttaccaaaaaaaaaaaaaaacagttatgTATTTTGGTAGAGTAGTTGCCTCATTTCAATCTCTTAATAAAATCCATTTCAAATGATATTTCATCTCTTGGTTCCCTATCGATtgcatatagttctttttacttttcatccAATTATAGGTTGGCCATGAATTGgctcattttacttttcttccAATTATAGTCTCTTTTTAGCAAGAGACAAAAAGCAACAAACTttagaagatgaagaaattcaTGGAGTTGCCTCTAGATTAAGTTCTAATTTCTCCATTCCTTCAATTTTAGCAAAGAGAAGAACTTAGGAATAAGTTCAAGAGACAAAAAGTAGCAAACTTTGGAAGATGAAGGAATGAATGGAGTTGCTTGAAGAAAGAACTGCTGttcttgatttcttctttcattttctttccatttttttttttatagaatatGTGATCTAGTAAGCATGAGATatcaactttggccaaaatggATGCTCTTTTCGCCATTTTGACCAAGAATATGCAAAAGAAGCACTGCATAAAGTAACAGACGAAGAGCTTTTGCAAAAATTTTCCTGCGCCACCATGATCATGTCATTGAGCCAAAACACCCTCATCAGGTCCCTCACAATGCAAGGAAAATTCAGGTCCATATTCCAATTCGCCATTTTGACCAAGAGTATGCAAAAGAAGCACTTCCCAACATAAACTCCGACAAAAGCATCCAAAAATGGCGATGATACAAATTGGAATTCCAAGGGAAATTGTCcagcatatatttttttatataacttttcaagataaatctttttatatttacgAAATTACTTCAAATTCCATCTCTTAGCGAGTGAAGTGCTTATGCCCCTTTAGAGACAGCTTTTACATAGGTTGGCCATGAATTGGCTCATTTTACTTTTCATCCAATGATGGTCCCTTTGTTGAAAAATTAGGATGTATACAACTTCCTATCTATTTATTTGACTAAATAGCTAACCATGAGATTTCCTAAATCCGAGTAAACATTTCCAATTTCGCATGTCATCTGTTGATTTCAAACGGAGTTTAAAGAAAAGATTTACTTGAGATCAAGACATGATATATTACAAATATGAAGTTAGTACTAGTCAAAGAGCATGCCTATATTTAGGGACATTGTCAAAAATAGCGTGCTTAAGCTTTGAATCTAGCCAATTAATTTTCGTTCTCCTTTAATGGCATCAATTTTGGTCTTTCGAAATCAATTCTGTCCATTGAAAGGTCCCCAATGAATGCCGTGGCCGTCGCTTGATTCACCCTCATGTGGCTCCCTTGACACACCATTAGGGGCGTTCCATTGTTTGTTCTTGGTGAAGGGGCTTGTCGGCGAAGCTGGGGCGGCTCCCTACAGCTTTATTCGCCTAGccattatcaaattatatcattgtcCTATGCCTTATGgacatgttgatttttttttttttttttggataaaaaattatttgagcttaatagaaattttggaggaAGGATggagtatgaaaaaaaaaacaaaaaaaaaggtgattgctatggttgtttgggggtgtattatcaaaaaaattaaaattgctttAATAGTTtcctatccaactttcaattgagtgagccttttggatactcaataGGTTGGAAATGTTCATATTATATTtggagggactttgggagagatttcaccataaagcaattaaaaaaaagaaaaaaaaaagaatgaatgatAATATATGGTgacagaaaaattatcttgaataaGTGAAATTGGACAGTCACATTagctctaattagatcctagaaatcaacgtgttgatgggtaatttgagcttaaaattacCGTTATCTCACCTTTAGCCCATCCTTACATTACAAACTGAGAAAAGTcctattaattttttgttggataattagcttacattagcggagagaggaatgaaaaagcaaacctatgagattttgtcataattattgagaatttttgaaAGGTTACATGTCAATGTGAATGTATTTgaattgcatataattcgaaaaagatgaggactctcacacacacacttggatcacatagttagaattggtcttaacttataaatcaattttaatgtttggatgaaatttgtgtttttctttgaattgtgaatttgtgcaattatggaaagatgtcatGGAGGAGGTTGTTAGCTTGAGTATGTGTTATGTCTTGATTTTGCTCgaggactagcaaaatgttaagttttggggtttgataactctataaaaatagaggtattttacctattttatgtaacaattaatgcaatatttatgagaaaatatttggatttccttctgattatttgaattttccttgtttatgcagaataatgaaatatggagaagataaggaaaataatggcaaaactgaggaattcaaatcaaaaagcAGTGGatgatggatatcaaatcagggaatccttgattttgttccctaatgttatctgtAAGCGTTGAGAgataaatatcaaatcaaagatcatCTGATTTACTCCCTAATTTTATGTGCAATTGTTTGGAAATAAGGATTTTAGATATATCCTATGAATAGGAGAACATTGAGAGCCAGAGAGAGTGGCTAGGTTTTtgttagatcgtttttcattattctgagagtttttcaagtattttgaagataaGATAAAAGTGGTGacaaaattcttgttctttgattcaagatgttgggtttgatttatatttttatttcttcttctgctatgttctaattttcttttgttggggcatgatgatgtgaatttcatgatttttatattttacaattgatttcattcatgtgagttatatattattgtgtataatgcttttgagtgactggccaccacttgaatgatttgatgtgcatgtttgagactaagaagtgataatatgtaattgctcattataatatataaccatgaattaaacgtacATAGAGATATACCatgttatttgtgtagcttttaGTGATAAAGTGATTTAAAGGCTTATTGTAAGccgggaatattcataatttttaatgcactcatgtttattttaattcacatagagatatagttgattaataaactgagtaggtttgatctgttaaataaattttagaattaacttattttagtatttaattagtttattaatcatcaatttCCATGGGATGATATTATTtcatatcattatattacttatttGACACGTTCACTTATGTTTATAATTTTAGAACAACGACCTCATTGGCCTCTCTGAAACTCGTTGCTAACCAGCCACATGccattgaagatgaagatgaacagtagacCATGGGGCttccgaaaatgctgaaaaCCCAAGGCAGTGCCTTGGGTTTTCAGCATTTTCAAGGCAAACTTTGCCTTAAGATGGGTTTcaaaaattaaaccaaacacCCAATATTTGGCCTAAAGATCCTTGGAAGCCCAAAGTTCCTTCTCAAAGCGTATTCCAAATGCAGCCACAACAATAAAAATTCAGCACTTGTCTCCCGAGAAAGTCCTTTTTCCTATTTAACACGGTGTAATCCGGCATCGGCCGTGGCCCCAGCAGAATGccaaaatagaagaagaaaggaacGATGGAGAAAAGACTTGCCACGTGTAGTTCGGGAAATGGCTAATTTATCCAAGAGGCGGTTGCCCCAACTGCACTCGATGTATTCGAATGGTTTCGGACTTATTGAGTGCTctacaagaaaggaaaaacaaaggcTTCTCTATTCCCTTTCGTGGATAGCGGTTAGATGTATATCGTGCGCCCACGATTTCTTTCTctacacagagagagaaagagagagagagagatcggcTGTACTTCCCTTTCTGGTGCCTCTTAACTTTCGTCCCGGTGCGGCTAGCTTTCTGAAGTAGGTTTTTGCTTGATTGGTGTGTGCGCGTGGATTTTGGAATCGGGAGAGAGATGCCGGGATGGGCATAAACGACGCTTCCTGTGAAATTCCCTTCCGATTGTTCCCAGGTCGATGAAGAGACGGCTCGCCTGCTCCCCCGTatgttcctttcattttttattttgcctcCTTTCTGTTCGTATTAATTCTCTCCTcagaaagaatagaaatgcgccCCAACTTGCATCGGAGTGCGTCGCTGCCTTTCATTGTTTCTGTGTTGACTGTGCTCGTGTCTCGTGTTGTTGttagagagaggggagggagggagggagggagggggagagggggaCCAcgctaaaaagagaaaaggtagaGAGGGGGGGAGGGGGGCAAAAACCCTAGAATTCCAAAATCGAGACATTGGCTAAGCTAATCATTTTCATAATCAGAAGATACCCAAATGATTATTAGCTTGCCtctttgactaatcattttttaGCACGGTACGACCCACCGTTGTTGTCCTTGGTCATCTCTCGACGGTGGGGGCAGCGGTGTATGAAAAGTTTGCATGCATCCCCTTCTGAGAATGATGCTCTATGTCAAAAATATTCTTTGCAATATTTTTGCCCAGGAACGAAGAAGAGATGCCAGCCTGAGTCCTTGCTTGGGGGCAGAAAGAAGATATCCGTTCCGGAGTTTTGGCCAGGGACAGATATTTGATCAATATTAACATTCTTGCAGCATCTCCCTCATTTTCCGACCCTCTGTTTGTTCCCCGTTATTTGTCAGCTACCCATCCTCttgttcttccttctttatTCTGATTCGGAAGTATATGTATAGACTCATGGTCCGTGATTTCTCTTCACACAAGGCAATGTCCGAGAGTGCTGGAAATTCTCTCCTACAATCTCCAAATAAAAGCATGGTTCGCAAGTCTCAAGGAGCCAAGTTTCCACAATTGTGCATCGTAATGTGGGTAACTTTGAATGGCTTCATCTGGGAAGCGAGCGCTGCCGGAGAGTGTGGGAGGATCCCAATCAGGGTGGCGTTCGCCAGCCTGAGTCCTTGCATGGTGGCAGCTAGAGACCCCCGGGCTAAGGTCCCACCCCTCTGCTGTGATAGAGTCAACACGCTCATTCGGACCAATCCTCGCTGCCTCAACACTGTTTTTCATTCTCCTGCAGCAAAGTTTGCTGGGATCGTTCCGGCCGCGGCAATGTCAATCCCCAAGAGGTGCAACATTAGGAACAGGCCTGCCAGAAGGAATGCATAAGTGAGTACAACTACTCTTTACATATTATTAGCTACTTATAATAATAGGACGTCATCCTAAATCGATAatgtttttgctttcttctttttttcccttcatttatTAGCTGCAGGATACACTGTCCCCAGAGTGACAAATGATGCCCAGCACCAACACAGGAGGATGACGTTAATCAAAGTGATGCCTTGAGAATGTTGGGGttttcctagataaaattgGACAATGCAAAAGAGTCGTTCTTTGTTTGTTTGGCCGGAATTATCTACGGTAATCAACAGTTATGTGTTATGGTGGAGCAGTTGCCTCATTGCGCTATCTCTTAATAAAAGTCCTTTCACATCACATTTCATCTCAAAAGCAGCAGACTttagaagatgaagaaatgaatGGAGTTGCTTGTAGATTAAGTTCTAAGTTCTTTGCTTGTAGATTAAGTTCTGAGTTCATTCCTTCATTTTTAGCAAAGAGAAGAACTTAGAAATAAGTTCGAGAGACAAAAAGCAGCACACTTTAGAAGATGAAAGAATGAATGGAGTTGCTTGAAGAAGCAAACTTTTGATTTATcctttcatcttctttccaCTTCTTTTAGAGTATGTGATCCAGTATTCATGAGATATCAACCTTGGCCAAAATGGATGCTCTTTTCGCCATTTTGACCAAGAATATGCAAAAGAAGCACTGCATAAAGTAACAAACGAAAAacttatgcaaaatttttgctgCACCATCATGGACATGTCATTGAGCCAAAACACCCTTCTCAGGTCCCTCATAATGCAAGCAAAATTCAAGTCCACATTCCACTACGCCATTTTGACCAAGAATATGCAAAAGAAGCACTTCCCAAAATAAACTCCGACAAAAAGCATCCAAAATGGCGATGATACAAATTGGAATTCCAAGAGAAATTGTAcagcatatatttttttcatataacttttcaagataaatctttttatgtataaaaaattacttcaaattCCATCTCCGAGCAAGTGAAGTGCTTACGCCCCTTTAGAGACAGCTTTTACATAGGTTGGCCATGAATTGGCTCATTTTACTTTTCATCCAATGATGGTCCCTTTGTTGAAAATTAGGATATATACAACTTCCTATCTATTTATTTGACTAAATAGATAACCATGAGATTTCCTAAATCAGAGTAAACATTTCCAATTTCGCATGTCATCTGCTGAATTTCGAACggagtttaaaaaaaagatttactTGAGATCAAGACATAATATATTAGAAATATGAAGTTAGTACTAGTCAAAGAGCACGCCTATATTTgtataggaaaaaagaaaagaaaattttgtcttAAATACATGGATAGAAAATAAATGTATGTAGATTGGAACTAGTTTAGGAATAAATATTTAGAGACAATGTCAAAAATAGTGTCCTTAAGCTTTGAATCTAGCCAATTAATTTTCGTTCTCCTTTGATGGCATCAATTTTGGTCTTTTGAAATCAATTCTGTCCATCGAAAGGCCACCAATGAACGCCGTGGCCGTCGCTTGATTGACCCTCACGGGGGTCGCTTGACATACCATCGGGGGCGTTCCATTGTTTGTTCTTGGTGTGGGGGCTTGTCGGCGAAGCTGGGGCGGCTCCCTACAGCTTTATTCGCCAACTGAACCTAGGACACCCCAAAATCGCCTTATTTGCTTTTCCATTCTTTCCTTATTTTATCATGAATACATGGGGGCAAATTTAAAAGAGTTAATGATGTGTAAATTTGGAAAGAGTGGGTGATTGGAGGGCGGTCACAAGGctgaacaaattttaaaaattggatGATGAGAGgtaacaaaaataagaaaagcgaATGCGGGTTTATgcaataatgattttttttggttagGTGTTAAATTCTATTGTTTTCAACAAATCCGATCTCTGGCTTTCTTATGAGATGCATGGATAATTCATGAACGAAAATTATGTGCCGACTATACATAATATATTtgtgtaaaagaaaaaggaaaaagattgtTCTAAATAcgtggagaaaaataaaagcatcTAGATTAGAACCAGCTtaggaaataaataaagagaaagattTAGATTCAAATTGGAAACATACGATGCTTTTTAGATTAATGACTATTAAATGATCTAATCCAACTCAACCACGATCTCTAATTTCTTAATTCAGCTTATCGGTCAAAAAtagataaaggaaaaattgacTTACCTGAGCCATCTGCGTTCAAATTATTTGGTAAAGTCGTGGGATTTGGTTGCGATTGATTGGTGCACGCTTCAACTTGTCGAGCTTTTTTCCTAGTTTCTATATACTGCATAGAAGAGAAGTAAATACATAATATTCACAATATGATACGGTAATACTTTTTCTATAGCATTTAAAGTGGTAAATCTTAGGCTTAGGGATATTATAATATGATCACCAAGATATTCCATGGAGGTCTCTCCTCCAATATATtctcttatcttctccataATCGGGCACGGTATCGTGGGGAGCAGTCACATATACAAACACAGATTAAATAATAGAATTTAAATGTTTAACAATGAGAAATAAATCacctaaaaacttaaattaattaacaGATTGAGAAGAAAGATTCTATAAGAATATTTGTTAAGTGAATGAATTACAAAGATTCAAAGTTCTTAAAGTATGTGATCAATGTTTAGAAAatcaaatatgtttttattCAATAAGGTTAATGATATTACTTTTCAACTTTGTGTagttgaaaatttatttttatttttattttgaacatGTTCAATTGAGAGTATCTTAACTTTTAATATTAGGCTCGATGTTGGGCTCTCGGAAATTCAATGCATGTTGCTTGATTTTTACGGAGGTAGTCCACCTAATAAGATCAAACTGATGTCGTGGACAGTCAAGTCATTTAACTTTTCCAAACTTTAACGCATATTTATTACTTTCGCCTTTTCCTTTcatccctttttttctccttttgttccCATCCTTTTTCTTCATCCGTTCGTCTTTGATCCGCGCCTCCGTCCAACGGCACCACCATCATTGTTGCTGCAGCTATCAACcgttgcctctctctctctctctctctctctctctctctctctctctctctgtgtcggCATTTCCTTTATtcctatttttgcggataacaTAGACCGAAGGGAGAACTCTAAGATTCCAAGACCATATTTCGTCTAGAAGAAGTTGCCTTTTCTCCTTGTGGTTTTCCTTCCCCTCTCCAATTATCCGCCAGATGGCGCCCCCGGACTTAAAATGCGACTTACCAGAAAGTAAAATCGTtgtcctcattttcttttcaacgcCGCAAAAGGCTATGGCGGCACTCCTTTGGAGTGACAGCTTAGAAAATGCCGAGAACGCTCATTAGCGACCTTGCCGTGACAATTTGAAAAACGTCACAAGATGAATTACTTCAACGACGCTTCTGAATCGTCACAAATAAGACTGATGGTGATTttgaggtgtcatgtcattCGAAAAATGTTACTGATGCGGGGCGACATTTCCATATTGTCATGGATGGACAGCTGTAGAGGCATTTCCTTCAACCTGCCACATTTTTTAATGCCATTTGCCAAGTGACGGCTAAAAGTGTAAAACCTG
This Eucalyptus grandis isolate ANBG69807.140 chromosome 7, ASM1654582v1, whole genome shotgun sequence DNA region includes the following protein-coding sequences:
- the LOC104455613 gene encoding uncharacterized protein LOC104455613, whose amino-acid sequence is MVRDFSSHKAMSESAGNSLLQSPNKSMVRKSQGAKFPQLCIVMWVTLNGFIWEASAAGECGRIPIRVAFASLSPCMVAARDPRAKVPPLCCDRVNTLIRTNPRCLNTVFHSPAAKFAGIVPAAAMSIPKRCNIRNRPARRNA